The following proteins are encoded in a genomic region of Lytechinus variegatus isolate NC3 chromosome 7, Lvar_3.0, whole genome shotgun sequence:
- the LOC121419356 gene encoding hydrolethalus syndrome protein 1-like has protein sequence MADMNFSEEDIKRQLELLGYRDVPRHRLAQFARDLERMIDEEKQSDDSLYSNISDHHSSSRIRSPDTSDVSYDRSAFRSPFNDVPRQPNTRHVQFTEQPTLKESRLDQENQPIPTNSSGVQRSGQVRSTGVNDSKVYDPYQRKDNRPGEVERSSKVITPGGIDSKVYDPYERREARSRVPAAKKVSMKRKVVRKRDGHSQVFDESVTESESDISYLNERLQDLPLNDDETESDVSSTGFDSFRRHVGRPHSSQGLYSHRPAGNDESVYKPHLPRSFIRPSSANTTWKHNKKTDPVTRHQMYREQWNTQKAPGEKNHKGLRWSVRELMMYKDEIVQPRSKPRVYVPNNYVIPSDKKRQALRWAVRTQLAHREMPSTSFDL, from the exons ATCTTGAGAGGATGATTGATGAAGAGAAACAATCAGATGATTCTCTCTACTCAA ATATTAGTGATCATCATAGTTCATCAAGGATCAGATCACCTGATACCTCTGATGTATCATATGACAGATCAGCTTTTCGATCGCCTTTTAATGATGTACCAAGACAACCAAATACAAGACATGTACAGTTCACCGAACAA CCTACATTGAAAGAATCCAGACTAGATCAAGAGAATCAACCAATCCCTACCAATTCATCAGGAGTTCAAAGATCAGGTCAAGTCAGGTCAACAGGGGTCAATGACTCCAAGGTATATGATCCATATCAGAGGAAAGATAACAGACCTGGGGAAGTTGAAAGGTCAAGTAAGGTCATTACTCCAGGAGGCATTGACTCTAAGGTATATGATCCATATGAGAGAAGAGAAGCCAGGTCCAGAGTCCCTGCTGCCAAGAAGGTTTCAATGAAGAGGAAAGTTGTGAG GAAACGAGATGGACATTCTCAAGTGTTTGATGAATCAGTGACAGAAAGTGAATCTG ATATATCCTACCTGAATGAGAGACTTCAAGATCTACCTTTAAATGACGATGAGACAGAGTCTGATGTTTCGAGCACAGGGTTTGATAGCTTTAGAAGACATGTGGGTAGACCTCATTCTTCACAAGGATTG TATTCCCACCGCCCAGCTGGAAATGATGAGAGTGTATATAAACCACATCTACCACGTTCAT TTATCAGACCATCAAGTGCTAATACAACATGGAAGCACAACAAAAAGACAGATCCTGTAACAAG aCATCAAATGTATCGAGAGCAATGGAATACTCAGAAGGCTCCAGGAGAAAAGAATCATAAAGGTCTTAGATGGAGTGTGAGG GAACTGATGATGTATAAAGATGAGATTGTTCAACCGAGGTCTAAACCACGAGTCTATGTTCCTAACAATTACGTGATTCCTTCTGACAAGAAACGTCAAGCGCTTCGGTGGGCAGTCAGAACTCAATTAGCTCATAGAGAAATGCCTTCAACCTCATTCGATTTGTAA